The Lytechinus pictus isolate F3 Inbred chromosome 15, Lp3.0, whole genome shotgun sequence genome contains a region encoding:
- the LOC129277153 gene encoding uncharacterized protein LOC129277153: MESSSITTWCLVWASMIVEAFGESSKNQETVDSGPLAVIAPALLIALAVSIMAVAALSIRALRRQEPSEISIHLGKAAFTAVDVNALGPPSLALDLDDDNILEFDDEEDEATKEEVKTRRLGNLAQVMKSGRFFRGNGMEELPYSPRHCRRWQASSQSQTR; encoded by the exons ATGGAAAGTTCATCAATAACGACGTGGTGCCTTGTATGGGCTTCAATGATTGTAGAAG CTTTTGGCGAATCATCTAAAAACCAAGAGACCGTTGACTCTGGACCACTAGCCGTCATCGCTCCCGCTCTCCTCATCGCACTCGCAGTCTCCATCATGGCCGTGGCCGCCCTCTCAATCCGTGCTCTACGACGACAGGAACCCTCTGAGATCTCAATCCATCTCGGCAAAGCAGCGTTCACTGCAGTAGACGTCAATGCCCTCGGTCCACCGAGCCTCGCACTCGACCTCGATGACGATAATATACTGGAATTCGATGACGAGGAGGATGAGGCTACGAAGGAAGAGGTCAAAACCAGGAGATTAGGAAACTTGGCCCAAGTGATGAAGAGTGGAAGATTTTTCAGG GGGAATGGCATGGAAGAATTGCCTTACTCTCCAAGACATTGCCGAAGATGGCAAGCTTCTTCGCAATCACAAACAAGATAG